The following is a genomic window from Mycobacterium parmense.
GAGTGATCAGATCCCTCTTGGCTTCGGCGAGAGCCCGCATGAGATCCCGGTCGTATCCAACCGCCACGAGCGGCGGGCAGCCCGGCAGAAACGCGCGGAGCGTTACGCGCTGCTCTTTACCGCCGCGCTCGCGCACGGACACGTCGACTTCGACCTCGCTCGGGTCCCAACTGGCCAGGTGCGGAACCAGCGCGGACAGCTCTTCGAGGACCTGCTCGCGTTCCTGTTCCTTGAACCCGGCGCCCAGACGAAACGAGCGCTGATCGAGACGGTCCCGCCGCGCGTTGTCGGTGCTACTCATGCCTATGAGCATTAGGCACAAACGACGTGGACCGCTTCCCCTACTCAGGCCCGATTCCAGGGTGGATCGTGGGCCTGCGAGGACATGGCATCGAACCGGTTTGCTGTGGCGGCGTGGCGCCCGCGGCGTGGAGGCCTGGTGGACGATTTTCGGCTCCACGGCGGAGAAATCCGGCTGTTTTCGGCCCGAGCCGTCTGGCAGGAATATCGCTTGAGCTGCGGCAATGTTTTTGTGCGCCGTCAGGGTTTCGAACCCCGGACCCGCTGATTAAGAGTCAGCTGCTCTACCAACTGAGCTAACGGCGCTAGGACGGCCAAGACCGCGGTAGCGACAATAACAGGCGTCCCGCCGCTGAGCGAAATCCCAGACTCTTCGAGGATAGCCGTCGGTCGGCTCGGGCGAGCCGGACTGGCCCCGCCGGGATGGCCGCGCTGGCGCTGGCCGCCGTGGTGATGGCGGTGGCGACCCTCAAGCTGGCGCGGCTCGACGCCGTTTCGACTCGCGAGATGGTCGACGCCGAAGTCGCCAGACCCGCTCGACCGGACGACGCAGCCGTCCTCGAGTCGCCGCAGGAGGGCAGCTGACGGTTTGCCACGGTCGGTCACCTGGCATTCATTCCGGTGCGACCTGCGCGTTGTAGGGTGCCCGGGCATGAGCACTCCTTCGCCTGGGCCTGGTTGGTGGCTCGCGTCCGACGGCAAGTGGTACCCGCAGCGCTGGGACAGCTTCTTCATCCATTACACGCATGAATCCTTGGACACCGTGATGGAAGAGGCGACCCGGCTGACGAAGGCCTACGGACAGCAAGGCTGGGAGATCGTCGGCTCGTCGGTGCAGCGCGCCCAGGTCGCGCGCCACTTCAAGGACTACGACAAAGGCGGGGACCACTATTTCGAGTGGAGCATCGTCTGCACGATGAAAAGGCCGTTGCCGCCCGGGTGAGTGCCCTCGGGTTCGATTTGCCGGGCCCTCGCCATATCAATGACCGGAAGCGGCGTAGCTTCGGACTCAATTCCGCCCCTGGACTGCCCGAACGGACACCGCCCCATCCGCGAGAGTGCGGCTGGAGCGGTGGTTCCGCTTGGGGTGAGTGACGGGACTCGAACCCGCGACATTCAGGATCACAACCAATAGCTAGAAACGCTATGTTTTAGCAGCTCATAAGCACTGTTCAGTTTCACCTTTTTGCAGATAAGCGCGGACAAAAGGCCTGATAACTAGGCACTATCGGAGAGCTAACGTCACGAGTGGCTGCTAACGTTTCGGTATGGCCAGGACTAGGAAGAAAGCCCGTCGCACATGGCCTGCGCACCCCGCTGAGCCGGCCGGTCCTTCGTACGTGCAACGAATGGTATCCATCGGCCCTACCGAGCGAATCTTAGAGAAAGGGAAATCTCACTGCCAATGGTCGCGATTCCGATATGACCCTCGGCATTAAGAGACAATCCGACCTCCACCTCTTTCAGCCGGAATGGGCTTTCCTGCAGGTCCGGAAGGTCCTTGAGTAAAGTCTCGAGTTCACCCTGGATTGCGTAAAGCCGACCTTTGACTTTGTCAAGCTCCACGTCTTTCGTCTTACCTTCCCGCTTTGGGGCAGCCCTTCTGAAAGGGAGAAAGCCGACCACCGACGCGGATTCGACGCCTTGCAGTAGCGGCGTGTACACCCGATGTTCATCGATCATGTCGTCATCGCCAAGCGTGTCGTCTTCAGCGGCGACCATGAGCGTGAGAGTTCCGGGCGTCGAGTCTTTCTTGGACATGTAGCCGTGCCTCCGAACGTGTGAGAGGAGAGCGGTTAACGCCCGAAGGGACGTCCGGGCGTATCGACGATAGCCCTGGAGCACGGTAAATCGGTAG
Proteins encoded in this region:
- a CDS encoding Pepco domain-containing protein, with the protein product MSKKDSTPGTLTLMVAAEDDTLGDDDMIDEHRVYTPLLQGVESASVVGFLPFRRAAPKREGKTKDVELDKVKGRLYAIQGELETLLKDLPDLQESPFRLKEVEVGLSLNAEGHIGIATIGSEISLSLRFAR